The DNA window CAACGCCGTCCATCAGCGCTCTTAGGTCGGCGATCGTCGCCGGCTGCACGCGAAAGTTCTTCCACATCGCCGGTGTCTGGTAGGACTTGATCCCAACCTGTCCCGCGCGATTACACTTCGTCAGCTCGACGCCTTCGCGCACCGCCCCTTCATCCGGCAGGTTTACCATTACGCCGATCGAACACCCCACCACAACGACCTTCAAGTGATAGAAGCGGCGAACCTCGATGTTGCCGGGGATCGGAGTCGCCTTGTACTCCTCCCATCCGAAGTCCGAACGGCCAAGCAGCAGCGTATTATCCAACGTGCGCAGCCCGGCGAAGAACCCTGAGTACGAGTCCACACCCTGCTCAGGATCACGCGCCCTGACGATCAATCCGGTATCGCCGTAACTTCCCAACAGAGCAATATCGGCCTCGACGCTGTAGTCCTTCCAGTACTTCGATCCGCCCAGCAGCTTCGCCCCGCGCTCGTCGGAGTTGTTGCGCATCACGCCGTCGCTCAACTGCCACGCACCTCCATAGGGAGTCCACGCGTCAGCCGGGTTGTTGAAACCCTCGATACGCGGCCGCATGAGGCTGCGATATCCCAGCCATGCCACAGCCATCGCCGTCAGCAAGAGAACCGGCACTGCGATCTGCAGACTTCGCTTCACGCTCACTCCTACTGGTCGTTCCACCAGGCACGCTCGAGCAGTTGCCCGCCACCTCCTGGCTCTCAATGTTCGCCGCGGTCACAAGGAGCGGACGCACCACGGTCCCTCCACGCATCGGTTCACCACGAACTCCAGCGCAGATCGCCTCCGCAGCCATCCTTCCGAGGTCGTGAGTCTGCATCGCGACAACACCATCGATCTCTCCCGTACTGATAGAGGTGATGAGGTCCTGATCGAAGCCGACGATGTGCAGGGTTCGCTGCACAGCCTGATTCAACTTCGCAAAGTACGCCCCACGCGTGGAAGCCGCGCTCAGAGCCACCAGCGCATCGACTTTATGCGGGAGCGAGAGCAACTCCTGCCCAATCTGCTGCTCCTGCGCCAGATTGACCGACCCACTGCGACGGCCCACCACATGAATTGCCGGAAAGTTCTTCGAGAGCTCCGCCTCAAAGCCCTGATCTCGTTCAAGACTGCTGACACGGTTCAGATCAAGGCCCATGATGGCGACCGCCCCCTTGCCATGAAGCAGGGCTCCGATCTCGTCGGCGGCCATCTGACCACCTGCTCGCTCGTCGTTCAGCAGGTATGCAACGTTCGATCGGCGAATGCCCAGGTCCTCACCAATCACGACGATTGGCAGCCCCGCCGAAGCCGCACGCTGCACGGGATTACGCAGCGCCTGCGCCTGAATCGGCGCGAGAATAATTCCCGCATATTCGCCTTGACGCGAGTGGTCGAACAACGCGAGTTGCCCTTGCAGGTCGTCTTCGCGCGCGGGACCGTTATAGTGAATCTCCAGGCCGCAACTCGCCGCTCCGGTGACCGCACCCGCATGGGCCGCATCCCACAGCGGAACTCCGATGGTGATCGGGATCAGCGCGATCTGCTTCGGCGCGCGCTTGCATCCCTGCAACGCGCCCGCAAGCATGAGGCATGACATCAGCGAAAGGCGAAATGCTGACGCTGATGACATCCTCCTCTTCGTTCTGGTCCTGACCAATTTACGTCGACTGATAAAGCCGGTACGCCTCCGTCGTGATCGCCGGATACGGACGCATCAACACCTTACCACCGTCCGTATGCACCTCCCAGTCACCGGAGTTGGCCGAGACCCGCTGCGCCGCAAGCATCTGCGACTTCGTCAGCTTCGCGCCTCCCTGTTCGATGGCAAACAGCGCCACCGGCCCGCGCACCAGAGCCACGATATCGGGATGCTGCGGGTCGATGGGCGCCAGCCGCAGCGGCATGTCAAACGTCAACTCGATGCGGTCATCGTTCTTCCACGTCCGGTCGAGTTCAGCCCAGGTGCCGGGTTCAAGCGTCTGCCCGGTCGTCTTGCCGTTTACCCGCACAACGGACTTTGGGCCCGCCCATGACGGCACACGAAGCGCCACAACGAATCTCGCGGACTTATCCATCTTCAAGTGCAGGGTCGAGTCATCCAGTCGTGGATACTCTGTCGTCTGCGTCATCGCGACGAGGGCGCCATTCTGCCTGAATGTAACCTTCGAAGGCACATATAGGTTGACGTACACCCCTTTCGGGCTCCGCAGGTACGAGCTGATACCGTAGTCCGCGGTCAACTGCGGAAATGTTCCCGAACAGCACGGCCATTTCTGTTCGTAGTCCACCTTCTTCGCATCGTTGTTATAGTCCGCATAGTAGAAGCTCACGCCATCCGGACGAATCGGCCGCGCCCCGAGAATCGTGTTGTGCAGCACCGCCTCCATACTGTCGCCATAGGTACTGCTGCCGGTAACGCGCATCAGGTTGCGAGCGATCTTGAAGTGCCCATAGGCCCCGCACGGCGTCTCAAAGCTGTTGTGGGACGTGGTCAGCGTATGCGCCAACTCATCCGTGCCCGGCTTGCGGAAGCTCTCGTCCGGCCCCCATCCACCGGTGGCGAAGCTCTGCTCCAGCACAAACTGAAAGCCATTCTTCGCCGCCGCAAGATGCATCTCGCTGCCATCGGTGATGTAGGACTGCATCGCGGAGTTCAACGCATTCACGTGGCTATATGCATGTTGCCCTGGAAGCACGTTGCGGTTCTCCGAGAGCGGCCCAAAGTATGTGTCGTCCTGCAGAAAACGCCGCGCTAACAGACGGTAGCGATCGCCCGCGCCACGCTGATAGCCGATATAAAAGTTCTCCGGCAGCGTATAGCTCTCGTCCCATGTATAAGCGACGTTGGGGTGCGGGCGCGCGGCCATCTCGGTGCGATCGAGCGCCTTCGGTGGAAGCCACGGCAGTACAGCGTCGGTAGACTTATCCAACACCGCAAACGCATCCGGATCATGAGCGAACTCATGCGCATCGATCAAGCCGCAGTTCGTCTTCTCAAAGGTATAAGCGGGCAGGCAGTAGCCATCGTAGAACTTTGTGTTGACAGTCGCCGCATAGCCCTTCACCAGCCGATGCACCTTGGCCTGCGTGGCCTTGTCGCCGGTCACCGCATAGGCGCGCGACAACCCCGACAGATACTGCCCGAAGCTATGCCCCGGAATGTAGCCGGTCATGTCCTTGGGCGGATCGAACTTGTTCGACGGCGAGTACCACCCGCCCATATCTTCGCCCGGAGCGGGCATGCCGGTGAGCTGGCGAAACGGCTTCAGCATGCTGTCTTCATCGAGGTTCAGGAAGAGCTCGTGATTGTGCTTGAACTGTTCCTGCATCGGGCCATCGAGCAACTGCACATCGGCATAGTCGAACTGCATCAGTCGCGTTGGCTTCAGCGATGTCGCAGCATTTGTCGTGGCACCAAAGGCCACGCCGTGCATCACCGCACTTCCAGCAGCAAGCGCTGCACCTCTCTTTAGAAAACTCCGCCGGCTCTTACAGGACATTCGTTGTTCCTCTCTTCGCATATTCACTTTAACCCGCTAAACAAGAATCGCCATCTCGACCGAAGCGCAGCGGAGTCGAGAGCCCCCCGCATTTTGCCTTTCAACTCAAGGCTCGTTCGCGCCAGCCCCATCGCTCAACACAAACTTCGTCACCGTCACCTGGTTGTGGCTCTTTGCCGCCTGCAACCTCGCCACAAGATCGGGCAGCTTGTCCGTCTCCTTCAACCGCCGCTCCGCCTGCAGCTCCTGATAGAGCGCCGCCTCGTCATAGGGATCGCGTTTGAGCGCTTCATCCGCCTGCTCCACAACCTCCTTAAGATCACCGTGCCGCAGCAGCAACACGCAGAGCAGATCACGCGCCGACTGGTACGAAGGCTCAAGCTCCACAGAGCGTTTCGCCGCCGCGATTGCCTCAGCCAAACTCTTGCTATCTTCCGCAGCACCCTCCGACAGCGACTCCGCATAGAGATACTGCAGCAGAGCATCGTTCGGCTGCCCCTTCAGCTTCTCGCGAAAGACAGCCCGCGCGGCGGACATGTCGTGCTTCTGGCTGAAGAGCACACCCATCGCATCCTCCGCCAGCGAGAGCTTCGGATCGAGCCGATGCGCGGCCTCAAAGTCAGTAAGAGCAGCATCCATGTGATCAAGCTGCGCTCGCAGCACACCACGCGCAAGCAGCAGGCGAGGATTGTTCGGCAACTGTTGCAATCCCGTATTCAAAAGGTCGATGCCGACCTGATACGATCCATGCGCGAACGAAATCTCCGCGAAGTACAGGTAGTTCTCAGCACTCTTCGGCGCAAACTGGATCGCCTGCCGCAGCCAGTTCACGGCCTCGGGTGTCTTGTTGTCCGCCTCCGCAATGCGCGCCCGCAGGAGCAACGCCGCGTCGTCAGGCGGGCCGGCGTGTAGCAAAGGATCAAGCGTGGCGATAGCAGTCTCAAGGTCTCCCGAGTCACTCTCTGCCCGTGCCAGCGTCCGGCGATTGACGCCGCTCTCCTGCAGTGCGAGCAACTGAGTGAGCGGTTCAACAGCTTCCTTCATTCTGCCCAGCGTGACCAGGCATCCCGCATACTGACGAAGCGCTGGGACACTGCGGCTGATCTGCTCGCTTGCCATCAAGTAGTTCGTCACCGACGCCTCACAATCACCTTCCCGCGCCTCCACTGCACCCAACATTGCGTGCGCCGCCGAGTTCTCTGGCTGCAACTCAACCACACGTCTCAACAAACCGTCAGCCTCGGGCATGTGTCGGCTGTAGGCAATCTCCGGAGCTCCTTCAAGGCTTGCTAGGTTCCGCGGACACAACTGATTTGCACTTTGAAAACTTTGAAACGCATCGTCAAGCTTCGACTGGCCACGCTCCGCCAGACCAAGCAGGGTCAGGATGGAGCAGTCGTTCGGCTTCGTTGCAAGCGCTTCCCGCGCCGCACTCTCAGCCTCGGCGAACTTGTGCTGCTGCAGCATGGAATAGATGGCGGAACCCGATTGCGCGGGTGCGCTCACAGCCCCTGTCGTCATCAGCAGAGTCAGTAGAGCCAGAGCCCGCATGAAAAGCTGTCGCATGAAGAACTTCAACCTCGGGAGAAAAAGAAGAGCTGCGGCCATTGGAGCACAGGACCGCAGCCCGGAGAGCGCGATTAGAAGGTCAGGTTGCCTCCCAATTGAAAGAACCGCGGTGGCCCCTGTGATGTCGCCTTGCCGAAGTTGCCGTTCGACAGATCTGTCACCACGCCGCCGAGGTTCGGATGGTTGAAGATATTGAAGAACTCGAAGCGAAGCTGGAAGTTCACCGACTCCGCAATCGCCGTAGTCTTCAGGAAAGACGCATCCCACTGCTGGAAGGCCGGAGTGCGGAAGGCGTTGTACTTCTCGTTGCCATCCGTGCCCAACGTCGGCGCGGTAAAGTTCGAACCCACCAGCGATCCGGTATTCAGGAAAGCTTTGCGGCTGGTGTCCTGCTTATAACTCGTCACGTTCGGGAAGTCGCAGTTATCGCCGTCTGCGTTGTAGTCGCCGCCGTTGGCGAAAGATGCCGACGTATACACGTTGAGCGGATTTCCGCTCTGCGCGATTAGCGTTCCGTTGACCGACCAGCCGCTTAAGGCGCGTCCTGTCAGCCCTAGACCATTGTTGTACTTCGGCACCTCGTAGTTGACCACCGCCGACACACGGTCCGGAGCGTCCCAGTTCGACGGCCCGTACCAACGGTGCGGATTGGTGTAGGTGGGAAGAACCTGCGTGTCGTCCTTCGAGGCCGAGTGCGTGTAGTACACCGTAAAGAAGGTTCGCGGGAACCGGCCGCGAATTCCAGCGATGAAGGCGTTATACCCCGATTCACGATCGTTTTGCGTGTAGTAGATCGAACCGAAGCTCGTGTTCAATCTCGTCGGCGAAGTAGACCCGCTTTGTATCAGGTCGCCCTCGAAGACGTTGATGTCCTGCCCATAGCTGACGTTATAGACTTGGCCGCCGCCCGAGAGTAGATCTGTACCCCGCGTACCGGAGTACGCCAGGCTGGCGACGATGTTGTGAGCCACCTCGCGCTCTACACCAGCGGAGTAGATATACGCGATGGGCGACTTCAGATTCGCGTCGATACCGCCAATCGAGAACTGCAGTCCTTCGATACCCCCCTTCGCAGTAAGCGGACGCGCAGGCAGATCAGGAGCAGCGTAGCCATAAGGCTTGACGTTCGTCGTTCCCAGGCCAAAGATCGGCACCGGATCCTGTCCGCCGTAAAAGACCGGGAAGATGTTGCCCGGAGGGTTGCCGCGATACTCCTCCTGCAGATTTGGCAAGGGTTGGCCAGTTGTGGAAGATGCCAGCGCCGCCCTTGATGAGCCACTTACTCGCTGAGTCCGGGCTGTAGGCGATACCCGCGCGCGGGCTGAAGACATCGGTGATCGAACGGTTCAGAGCGTGGTGGTGCGGAACGACGGCTCCGTTCGCGATCTGTTCCTGGAACGTAGTGCCTGCGCCAGGGATGAAGTTACCGAAGACCGTGCTGGGCGTGCGCGAGTAAGGATTCCCGTAGTCATCCCAGCGGAGACCATAGTTTAGGGTAAGGTTGCGCTTCAGCTTCCAGGTGTCTTCCGCGAAGAAGCCGTGCGTCACGCCGGCTGCGTTCCAGCTATAAGCCGTGCGCTGACCGGTGGTCGGATTGTAAGAGAGTCCCGTCTCCGTATAAACATTGTCCTTCGCCAGATCGAGCAGGCTGTTGAAGTTGAACGTCGGCTGGTCATAAGGGCCATCGAAGACCTCAACGTCATCCGAGAAAAGGCCTTCGTAACCAACCCGAATGTCGTGTGACTTGAAGGTGTGATTGAGAACATCACGCCAGTGATAGTTGTGCTGGATGAAGTCGCCCTGAGCGAAGCCCGCGCCAAAGCCCTGGCCAAGGCCAGTTACATTGACGACCGGCACCGTGAACAGGCCAGTGCTGGGCGCGATACCCTCCACACGCATCGCGGCGAACGAGGCCTCGTTCAGGGTCGTGGAGTTGAAGGTGTGTGTCTCGTTGACCTGGGTCGCGTACTGCGCGTAGTTGCTGGTGGTACCAAAGGCCAGGCGGGGATTGGTGCCGTTACTGTCCAGCGTCGTGCGATAGTACGCACCGTAGAGCCGCTCAGCCTTGAAGTTCTTATCGAGACGGATGCTGTACTGATTGCCGTTTCGGAACGCGGTATCGGTGTAGTTGCCGTTATCAAGGATAGGAGTGCCGCAGGGCAGGAAGTTGCTGGCCGCCGTACCGCACGGCGTCGCGCTCGTCGCCGGAAAGACGCCGGAGGCAGTCGAGGCCACGGTTACGTTATTGACCTTCGTGACCGGATACTTGGTCAGCAGAAGAGTTCCAATCGTGTTCGGGAAGTTGGTCTGTGCGAAGGCTGTGAAGGCCGGATCTTCAAAGGTGATGTTCGAGCTCACAGCCGTGGAAGAACGAAGCGGCTCGATCGCGAAGAAGAAGAAACCATCCTTATGCGGAATGATCGGCCCACCGATGGTCGCCGAGATGTTGTTGCTATGGAACGGCGTGTAGGTCTTCGAAAACTCTGTCCCAGCGAAGAAGCCCTGGTAGTTGAAGTAGTCGCTTGCATTGCCGTGATACCGGCTGCCACCAGACTTCGTGGTCATGGTCATCTGGATGGAGCTCGAACGGCCGTAGTCCACGTTGTAGGTGTTGGTCTGGATCGTCGTCTCCTGGATCGAGTCCGGATTGGGCGTCATGTTCAGAACGCCGGGCCGAATGGAGCTGCTCACGTCAAGCCCGTCGACGATGTACATGTTGCCGACCGCGCCCATGCCGTTCGCGCTGGCGTCGACCTGCGTCTCGGTCGAAAAATTATCGCGGCCCGAACCCGGGCTGCCGTTACTCGTCACGCCGGGTGCGAGGGTCACCAGCGAGATCATATTGCGGCCCGCGAGCGGCAGCGTCGACAGCGTCTCCGTAGAAAGCGTTTCCTGCTGCCGCGTCTCGCCGATATCCAGCACCGCGGCCTCGGTGTTTACATTCACCTGCTGCGTCTCGCCGCCTACGACCAGGGTTACCGGCAGATTGAGGTTCTGGTTGGTCCCCAGAGTCAGGCTGATGTGCGAAGGAGTAAATCCGCTCAGCGTGCTGTCCAGTTCATACGCCGCGGGTGCAAGGCTGACGAACTGGTAGACGCCGTCGCTGCCGCTCGCCGCAGTGCGCCTCTCGCCCGTCGACTTGTTGGTCAGCACCAGCGACGCGTTGGCCACGACAGCGCCGGTCGGGTCAGTCACGACCCCCGAGATGTTTCCGCTGAATTGCGCTAGACCCGTCTCCGAAAGCCCAAACAGGAGAAACGCGAATGAGCAAAGGACCAAAGATAGAAGACGCCTCGACATGAACTGACCTCGTAGAAGTGGATGGCTACAGAGTCCGGAATCGCATACTTCAAGCCGCCGCGAGGCTGTCGCGGTGATTGGTTTTGAGTAAACGATTTCTCAGACCTGAGAACTCTAGGCATCGCCCTCTATCACAGTCAAGACGGATAGTACATCCGTACCATCTCCTATTTTGCAGTCCAACACCGGCCTAAACTCACGTTCCGCGAGTTTCCGTATGGATCATCAAGGCCGATTCGTTATCCAATACGATATGCACCCAACTGCCGATGCCCCGGCCTCTCTCGACACCTCAAACGATAGCCACAACTCCATCGCGATCGACTTCGCGAATACCTACGCCAAGCTGCCCGAACGCTTCTACTCGCGGACGACTGCAATGCCTGTCGCCGCGCCTCGCCTGATCAAGATCAACGAGCGACTAGTGCTGCAGCTTGGCCTGGACCCGCTTGCGCTCGCCACTCCGGAGGGAATCGCGATTCTTGCAGGCAACCGCGTCGCAGCGGGATCGGAACCGATCGCGCTTGCATACGCCGGACACCAGTTCGGGCACTTCGTCCCGCAGCTTGGCGATGGCCGCGCGCTTCTTCTGGGAGAGGTGATCGCGCAGGGCGGCCAACGCTACGACATCCAGCTCAAAGGCTCCGGCCCGACCGCGTTCTCGCGCCGTGGCGATGGACGCGCGGCGCTCGGGCCGGTCCTGCGCGAGTACATCCTCAGCGAGGCCATGGCAGCACTCGGCGTACCCACCACGCGAGCCCTTGCCGCCGTGACCACCGGCCAGAAAGTAGTTCGCGAGACTGTATTGCCAGGAGCGATCTTCACGCGGGTCGCCGCAAGCCACCTCCGCGTCGGCACGTTTCAATACTTCGCCGCGCGGTCGGACA is part of the Granulicella aggregans genome and encodes:
- a CDS encoding substrate-binding domain-containing protein, producing MSSASAFRLSLMSCLMLAGALQGCKRAPKQIALIPITIGVPLWDAAHAGAVTGAASCGLEIHYNGPAREDDLQGQLALFDHSRQGEYAGIILAPIQAQALRNPVQRAASAGLPIVVIGEDLGIRRSNVAYLLNDERAGGQMAADEIGALLHGKGAVAIMGLDLNRVSSLERDQGFEAELSKNFPAIHVVGRRSGSVNLAQEQQIGQELLSLPHKVDALVALSAASTRGAYFAKLNQAVQRTLHIVGFDQDLITSISTGEIDGVVAMQTHDLGRMAAEAICAGVRGEPMRGGTVVRPLLVTAANIESQEVAGNCSSVPGGTTSRSEREAKSADRSAGSLADGDGCGMAGISQPHAAAYRGFQQPG
- a CDS encoding glycoside hydrolase family 127 protein, translating into MSCKSRRSFLKRGAALAAGSAVMHGVAFGATTNAATSLKPTRLMQFDYADVQLLDGPMQEQFKHNHELFLNLDEDSMLKPFRQLTGMPAPGEDMGGWYSPSNKFDPPKDMTGYIPGHSFGQYLSGLSRAYAVTGDKATQAKVHRLVKGYAATVNTKFYDGYCLPAYTFEKTNCGLIDAHEFAHDPDAFAVLDKSTDAVLPWLPPKALDRTEMAARPHPNVAYTWDESYTLPENFYIGYQRGAGDRYRLLARRFLQDDTYFGPLSENRNVLPGQHAYSHVNALNSAMQSYITDGSEMHLAAAKNGFQFVLEQSFATGGWGPDESFRKPGTDELAHTLTTSHNSFETPCGAYGHFKIARNLMRVTGSSTYGDSMEAVLHNTILGARPIRPDGVSFYYADYNNDAKKVDYEQKWPCCSGTFPQLTADYGISSYLRSPKGVYVNLYVPSKVTFRQNGALVAMTQTTEYPRLDDSTLHLKMDKSARFVVALRVPSWAGPKSVVRVNGKTTGQTLEPGTWAELDRTWKNDDRIELTFDMPLRLAPIDPQHPDIVALVRGPVALFAIEQGGAKLTKSQMLAAQRVSANSGDWEVHTDGGKVLMRPYPAITTEAYRLYQST
- a CDS encoding tetratricopeptide repeat protein gives rise to the protein MRQLFMRALALLTLLMTTGAVSAPAQSGSAIYSMLQQHKFAEAESAAREALATKPNDCSILTLLGLAERGQSKLDDAFQSFQSANQLCPRNLASLEGAPEIAYSRHMPEADGLLRRVVELQPENSAAHAMLGAVEAREGDCEASVTNYLMASEQISRSVPALRQYAGCLVTLGRMKEAVEPLTQLLALQESGVNRRTLARAESDSGDLETAIATLDPLLHAGPPDDAALLLRARIAEADNKTPEAVNWLRQAIQFAPKSAENYLYFAEISFAHGSYQVGIDLLNTGLQQLPNNPRLLLARGVLRAQLDHMDAALTDFEAAHRLDPKLSLAEDAMGVLFSQKHDMSAARAVFREKLKGQPNDALLQYLYAESLSEGAAEDSKSLAEAIAAAKRSVELEPSYQSARDLLCVLLLRHGDLKEVVEQADEALKRDPYDEAALYQELQAERRLKETDKLPDLVARLQAAKSHNQVTVTKFVLSDGAGANEP
- a CDS encoding TonB-dependent receptor, whose product is MTDPTGAVVANASLVLTNKSTGERRTAASGSDGVYQFVSLAPAAYELDSTLSGFTPSHISLTLGTNQNLNLPVTLVVGGETQQVNVNTEAAVLDIGETRQQETLSTETLSTLPLAGRNMISLVTLAPGVTSNGSPGSGRDNFSTETQVDASANGMGAVGNMYIVDGLDVSSSIRPGVLNMTPNPDSIQETTIQTNTYNVDYGRSSSIQMTMTTKSGGSRYHGNASDYFNYQGFFAGTEFSKTYTPFHSNNISATIGGPIIPHKDGFFFFAIEPLRSSTAVSSNITFEDPAFTAFAQTNFPNTIGTLLLTKYPVTKVNNVTVASTASGVFPATSATPCGTAASNFLPCGTPILDNGNYTDTAFRNGNQYSIRLDKNFKAERLYGAYYRTTLDSNGTNPRLAFGTTSNYAQYATQVNETHTFNSTTLNEASFAAMRVEGIAPSTGLFTVPVVNVTGLGQGFGAGFAQGDFIQHNYHWRDVLNHTFKSHDIRVGYEGLFSDDVEVFDGPYDQPTFNFNSLLDLAKDNVYTETGLSYNPTTGQRTAYSWNAAGVTHGFFAEDTWKLKRNLTLNYGLRWDDYGNPYSRTPSTVFGNFIPGAGTTFQEQIANGAVVPHHHALNRSITDVFSPRAGIAYSPDSASKWLIKGGAGIFHNWPTLAKSAGGVSRQPSGQHLPGLLRRTGSGADLWPGNDERQALWLRCS